The following DNA comes from Hahella chejuensis KCTC 2396.
GTTCGCCTATGTGTACCAACGCAACGGCGAGCGGCTGCTGAACTTTCGTGAAGAAGCTTCCGGCATTGGCGACGTCCGTGTCGGTTACTCACAACAGTTGCGCTTCTGGGAACAGGATTGGCTGGCGCAACTGGAAGTAAAAGCGCCAACCGGAGACGCAGACAAACTCACTGGCAGCGGAGCCTGGGATCTCTCGGCAGGAATAGGTTGGGAAGGCGCGGTAGCAAGCCCTGAACAACGCTTTATTCCATTCGCCGGAGCCGCCGTCAGCTACCTTGGCGATAGCGACCTCGACCTTGCGCCATTACAAAAAAACTGGGCGCTGTCCCTGCGGGCCGGCGGCCATTGGCGCGCCTTGCCTTACCTCACCCTAACCGCACAGATAGACAGCCATTCAGGGCTTTACCACAGCCAATTACGCGAGTTAAGCAATTTCTCGTTGCAGTTGACCACCGGGGGACAAATAGCCCTTAGTGATTCACTGGTATTGAATATTGCTATCGCAGAGGACCTTAACACCACCATCACACCAGACTTTGTCGCCATTCTAGGCATGACCTACGGTTGGTGACTTATTAATAGCCAGGCCGTCAGATAACCGGTTATTAATTTGAGCCGACATTCGCCTGTGGTTAAGATGTCGGCTTGTCGCCTTTAGCGCCTGAGGGCGTATTTCCGCAATCCGCTACTTGTTATTTCGTAGATGGACACATTCCGCAAACGGAAGTTCGCCGGAAACTTTTTCTCAGAATGATTAAACCAGGAGCAACCATATCCATGAGATTTTTAGGGCTTAACGCGGCTATCGGCGCCGCCGCACTGTTGGGAGCCAACATCGCAACCGCTTCCGAACTAGACTTCAACATTGGCGATGAGTCCGTTAACGTGCAGGTCAATATGTTGCCGCAATCCAGAGATTTCGAAACAGGCCTTGGCTACCTGTACCACAAAGGCGGCGGTCACCTGCTCAACGGCGATCTGCATGCTCGGGGACAAACCGCCATCGGCAACCTGCCGACTACTGTTGGAATTGGCGCCCAACTCGACGTTTTTACCGAAGGTGACGTCGACGGCTCAGCCATTGCATTAGGCGGCTACGCGCACATCAAGATTCCCGCCGTCCCTGGATTGGGGCTCAAAGTAGCAGGCCATTTCGCGCCATCCATCACGTCCTTTCAGGACGCCGAGCAGTTCTCCCGTTTTGACGTAAAAACCACCTATCGCGTTATTCCCAACGCCGATATTTATCTGGGATACCACGTCATCAAAGCGGACATTGAACGAAATAATGACATCACGCTGGATGAAGGTTTGAACGTCGGATTCGCCTTGCAATTCTAGTCTCTGTAGAAAGCTTATCGCTTTCACCTGGACAGTCTCCCGCCGCAGAAGGCGCCTCTTCGTCTTCTGCGGTGATTTCTTCCCTTCCATCCCTGCGCCTCTCCGGCTGGGACTGCTTCACAGAATCCTCATACCAGGGTTTTCCGCCCTCCGTAAAAACCCTTAGACTAGCCGCAACAGCCTCAATAAGAATCAACAATGGAATTGCCTATGTCATTGCGCGAGCTGAAAAAAATTTCCGGGCTCCTGCTGCTTGCATCCGTACTCTCCGCCTGCGGCGGCGGCGACGAATCTCTTGATGGCGCCGGTGGTTATACACCGCCCAAGAACGACAACAAAGTTGATCCTCCCGCTGGCGACGCCAGTGGAGAAACGCCACCCGACCCCATTGACGCCAGACAAGTCAATGTCGCAGTGCTCGCCACCCCAGGCATGCAAGAAGCCACGGTCGCACAGAAAATATTAAACGCTTTTCTGCCGGCTTCGGCCTACGCCATCTCCGCAGGAGACAAAGTTGCAGCCAACCTGAGCGTCCAACAGCTGGATTATCGCGGCAATGTCATTTCCGGCGGTGTGATATCAAGCAATGACTATTCCGTCAATCGCTCCAGCGACGGCAGCTACACCATCACCTTCGACGGCTCTATTCCTCAGAGAATTGACTTGGTTATTGCCGCGGAGCTCAGTAACGGCTCAGTGATTCGCACCGGCCTGCCCAACGCAAACAAAGGGATACTGATCACCGCCGCGTCGGAATATGCGGTCAGAGACTTCTTTAGCAGCCTGAGTTCTCAGGCCGAGCTTGACGGCATGATGCCCTGCAATGACGGAGGGGACTCCTGTGGTTCACAAGCAGCCGCGCGCATGCTGAACTGGGCGGCGTTGATGAACGGGGTGCAGGATTTTGAAGTGACCCTGCCGGACAACGCAGATCTGGAAGAAACGATGGCGTTTCTTGGCGACAACGAATTATTTGACGACTTCGTCGATCAGTTCATCGCCACCATTCGCGAAACAAAGATCGACGGCGCAACCTCAACCAGCATTGCCCCCGTACTGGAAAACAGAGCTGGGCTGTATAACTCCGTTTTATTCGCCGCCGGCTTGAATCAAGGCTTGCCCAACGGCTCCCCAACCGTTGTGTTCTCTAACCGTATCGCCACCATCAAAACCAACACGTCCGCAGAGGTCACCACTTACTCCTACCCCATCGCCAGCTTCACCGCCACCGTATTGGGCATTATCAATAACATTATCGTCGAGCAGGTCCCCTGGGAGCGTCATAGCCTGACGCAAGTCTCCGACGACGTTTTTAACCCGGGGGCGCAAGCAGAAGAGGACGATATCAACGCCCATGTCGGCTCAACGTTGACCTACCTGTCCCCAAGCGGCTTTTTCGATATGGCGCGTCTGCAAACGCAGTTCATTACCCGGGAGGACAGCGTCAGCCCCACCGGCTGGCTGACCAACCCCTTCTACACTCGTCTGTACACGACGAAGTCGACCAACGACGACAGCACATCCTCACCTTCTATGGCCTCCGCCTACCTAAGCGATGGATTTGCGATTGAGCTGGCCGCTAAATCAACTGGAGGATATAGCCGCGAGCTGACGCTGGAAAAACTAAATACTTTCGGCTGGCTTTTCCACAGCCGGCAATCTTCAGATTTCAGTACTTCCGTTATAGACGGCGGCGACTATGGCGTGATCAGCCTGCGACAAAAACTCGATACAGACCCGGTTATGTCTGTCACTGGCACCATTCACCACTGGCAAGCGACGTCGAGCAATATTGCGCAAACTCAACCCGCTCCGGTTGCTGGCGATCCCGACATTTATCATACCTATCAGATGAGCCGCAGCGCCGACGGCTCCGCGTCCGGCGTAGGCGTATCAACGGAAACCCCAGAGTCTCTGGCGCTGGAGCGACTGCCCACTATCAAGTACAACAATGACGACAAAGCCTATGAAACGCAGTACACCGGACGTATCAAAGCGGGCGCGGCAACTGGGGTCAGTGATCCTTCCGGCAATGTACTGTCGTTCAATATCGACAGCGAAACGGAAGGCCAAGGCATCATTCATGCTGTAAGGCTGTCGGACACTGACATCAACTACACCGGCGCAAGCTATGTGTTGTACGGCAATAGCTTCGGCATCAGCGCAGGCGCAACAGTGTTCGGGAATCACAACCTCTCCACCTTGACCTTCGACGACGCCTCTGTCGCCACCTTACACCTGAACGAACGTCGGGTAACGCAGACCATTGGCAGCCAAACGCTCAGCGATATTGAAAATCACGATGGGGACTACTCTCTGACGCCACAGGCGTCTCCAGCCGCCAATACTGGAGCCGACAGAAACCTTCTCAAGTTGGATTTCACCGACCCGCAACCCGCAGGCGGAGAAACGCTGACAATGGAAGGATTCGCCGCCAGCGGCGGCAATCTGCTGGTGTTATTAGTCCGTTACGGTGACCGTATCGGGCTGGTATACGGCTTCAAGCAACAAGCGTTAACCGCAAATTCAGATTAAACGACGACTCCCGCCCCTGCTCTCCGCACTAATTGCGCGGGGAGCAGACATTACCGCCCACTACCCCAAAGTGTTGAATCAGCTAAACTAAATACGCACAATAAAATCTGCTCGCAAAAACGATGGGTAGTACATGAAGAATTACCGCAGTTATGCCGTTATTGCCTTTAGCGGCGCTTTGGTTTGGCTTTTTACATTTTCGCTCTGGTATGACTTACATGCTCTAGTAGTTAAGGAAGATAAGAAAGAGCTCAAGCCTCAAAACGTCAACCTGACGCCAACAGCCCCACTTCCGGATTTCAGCAGTTATCAAGATGTCGGAGAAAAGAAAGAGGCTTTTTTCTCTTATTTGTTGCCTCTGGTGCAACAAGCCAATCGACAAATCAAGGAAGAGCGTCAATTCATCCAAAAGATGCAGCGTCAGACTACTTTCTCCACTGAAGACACCGCACGCCTGCAACGCTTGGCGGAAGCCTATCGGGCGCCATTTGATAACGCTTTTAATAACGACTTTTTCAAGCTTATGCTACGCAGAGTGGATACCATCCCCCCCTCTCTGGTGCTGGCGCAAGCCGCCAATGAATCCGGCTGGGGCAGTTCCCGCTTCGCCCGTGAAGGCAACAACTTGTTCGGACAATGGTGCTTCAAACCTGGATGCGGCATAGAACCCGCGCAAAGAGCCTCTCACCTGAAACACGAAGTGGCGCGCTTCGATACCATCTATCACTCTGTGATGAGCTACATGCGCAACCTCAACCGGAATCTGCACTATATCGATCTCCGCAAGACCAGAGAAAAGCTAAGGGCGCAAGGACTCCCTGTCACCGGGCAAAGCCTGACTCCAGGTCTGGCGAAGTATTCTACCCGGGGAGAAGCCTATATTGCAGAAATACAGGGACTGATCCGCGCCAATGACTTGGAAAAGTATGACCAACCCAGTGACGCCGCAATGCTTTGATTATTCAGGCTTTCCAGATGAAAATGCAAGCGTTGGTTATTTAATTCAGAATTTGCTGGCGGGGTTGCGTAAAATGAAATGGATTCCATCCGACTATGGGACAAACTATGAGTATCAATCTAGCCCGTAACCGCTTCTCCGAGCCCCCCCGTATTGAATCGGAAAATCATCCGCCGGTTTCTGGCGCCCGGCTGTGGAAAAAGGTGAGCGCAGCCGCCTCCGCCGCTGGCGTCACCACGGTAGAGCATGCATTGACGCTCTATTACACCGCCGCATCGCCTAACACGCCGATGTGGTGCAAAACGGTCATCTACGGCGCTCTGGGGTATTTCATATCGCTTATAGACGGGATTCCCGACCTGACCCCGATCCTGGGTTACACCGATGACCTTACGGTCATGGCGGGCGCCATCGCTACTATCGCCGCGCACATCACACCAGAAATACGACATCAGGCGCAGGAAAAAACAGCGGTCTGGTTTAAAACCGATAAGAAGCATTCATCTCAGCAAGGGAGTAATTGATGGCGGCATCGCACGTAAACTGATCCACACTGCACAAGAATCGGGGCGACTCGCCCGCTGGAAAATAAACGCCGAAAAACGCGACAGGCGACCTACATATTCGCCTGGATAAGCAAAATTCAGATTTCCTGAAAACACAATAACGAGATATTTCGACTAATGTTGAGCTTTCTTCCACATTGGCTACGGGGCGTTCTAGCCGTCCTCTTGATCCTGCTTTCAACGACTATTTTATTTCCTTTCGTACTGGCGCTGGCTTTTATTAAGCTGCTGATACCGGTTAGCGCCTTGCGTAAACACTGCACTATTGCGCTGATAGGCATCGCTGGACTGTGGATCAATATTAATAATGGGCTGTTGTATCTTCTTCATGACATCCAGTGGGATGTGAAAGGCGATGGCGACCTCAAACCTGATGACTGGTATCTGGTAACCTGCAATCACCAAACCTGGGCCGACATCCCCATTGTACAGAGAGTGCTTAACGGCAAAGTTCCAATGTTGAAATTTTTCCTTAAGCAAGAGCTGATTTGGGTACCGTTGATCGGCGTAGCCTGGTGGGCGTTAGACTTCCCGTTTATGAAGCGCTACACCCGAGAACAGGTTGAACGCAATCCCGCCTTGAAAGGCAAAGATCTGGAAACCACAAAAAAAGCCTGTGAGAAATTTAAATACACTCCCGTTACCGTATTCAATTTCCTGGAAGGGACACGTTTCACCCAGGCCAAACACGATCACCAGAAGTCGCCCTACAAGTACCTGCTAAAGCCCAAGGCCGGCGGCGCTGCGTTTGTCTTAGGGGCGATGGGAGAGCATTTGCATACGATGCTCAACATCACCATTCACTACCCTGGAAAGGCTCTGGGTTTTTGGGGATTGGTCTCGGGGCAGATCAAAAAGGTGGTGATCCGTATTGAAAAAATCCGCATTCCCGATCAGTTTCTGAGTCGAGACTATATGAACGATGCTGAGTTCCGCTCAGAATTTCAGGAATGGATTGCACAACTATGGAGAAAGAAAGACGAACAATTAGAGCAGCTCCACCGGCAATACGCGTCATGAAACCAGCAACGCCTGGCTCCATGCGCTTTAAAGCTATGCTCAATTATTCACGCTATTAATCAGGCAAACAAATAGCTTCCTTCTATTTGTCTGCAACGACAGGGCCTGCACAGGTCAGGCCCTGTCTCCCGCGGCTAACCGCGCATGACGCGCTTACTTCCTTCCCGACCGTCTCAACGCTGCGGGAGTAAAGTCCTGAGAGCTGGCCTCCAAATTGAACTCATATCCCTTTGGCTCTTCATTGGTTAAGCCCAGAGCCAGATAGCGTCCGGAAAGCAGGTCATATAGGACTTCTGCGGAGAACCAGGAAATCTTCTGATCGTAGAAGTAAACATGGTGCCCTTCCGCAACGCGCCACAGTTCGCCACGGCCGTCATAATGATCCGCCAAGCCAATTTGCCAAGTATCCTCGTCAACATAGAAGACGCGCTTCGCATAGATATGTCTGGAGCCTGGCTTCAGTGTGCCCTCCACCACCCATACGCGGTGCAATTCGTAACGCGCCATGTCCTGATTCAAATGACCAGGCTGCACCAGCTCGGAATATTTCACTTTTTTCGAGCTGAGATCATATGCGTTGTAGGGCAAATAGATTTCTTTCTTGCCCAGCACTTTCCAGTCATAACGATCCGGCGCGCCGTTGAACATATCGAAGTTATCGGTGGTGCGCAGACCGTCTGATGCGGTGCCAGGACCATCATAGGCGACCTGAGGGGCGCGACGCACGCGACGCTGACCTTCGTTGTAGATCCAGGCGCGACGAGGCTCCTTAACCTGGTTCAGTGTTTCATGCACCAGCAATACGTTACCCGCCAGTCGCGCTGGGGACTCAATTTCCTGCTTGAAATAGAAAATAACGTTGGGGTCCGCGCCGGACTTATAGTCAGACAACGAACTCACATAACTTAACTGCTCGGAAAAAATAACTGGCGTGAAATCGCCGTTCGCCAATGGCGTCACCTGCGCCACGCGTCGACTCAAAGAGCCGCCGCGCCAGCGGGTGATGTGGTTCCAAATGATCTGCTTGGCCTGCTCGGAAGAGCTACCGCTCAAGATAGGAAACGCCACAGCCATCTGGTAGTCGGTGATGCCGTTGCCGTCCGCGACCAGCTCTACAGAAGTCGCGTTGTGCTTCGCCGCATCATAGACCTTTTGATCGTAAGCGGAAGTGCGATGGGTGGGATATACCTTAATCTTGTAGCTGCCGGGGTATTTCTTCAGCATCGCCATCTGACCGGCGGACAGGTGATCTTTATACTGGTCCGCATTGGACGCGCTAATCACGAATTTGGGCTTTTCCGCCGCGAACGGATTAATGTAATCAACGCCGTCATAGCCAGCAGGAATGGTCTTCAACCCACCCTCCCAAGCCGGAATGGTTCCGTCAGCATTACCCGCTTTTTCCGCACCGATGGGCGTCAAAGTATCGCCCAATTTAGACGCTTCGCCCGCTGGCGCCTTGGCCCAGGCGAGTGAAGACGATATCGCCAACGCTAAAGCGCTGAGTTTTATTATTGCATTCAATCTCATTGAGGCTACCTCATAAACCCTTAATAACTTAACTAAACCCTAAAATGATACCGATACGCTTGCAGAAACGTTGTCCCGGTCATTGAGGTAATTGTACGGCTCGCCCCCGAAGAAATTGGTGTAGCCAATGGAGGCGGAATATTTATTCAAATAGACGCCTTTCAGAGTCAGGCCTACCGCTTTAGAGCCTTCTTTAAACGGCGCTCCGGGCTCCGGCGCATACCCTTTGACGTCATGACTCCACGCCAATGACGGCTCTAGGTTAATGCCTGCAAACACATTGGGATAATCCAAGGTGAAACGCATACGGTAGCCCGCGGAGAAGTCAGTAACAAAACCTTCATTCTCACAAAAGGAAGGATTGAGATTTACATCGTCGCAGCTTGCTCCTGAATCGTTGACAACCGGCCCGGTACCATAGGTGCTGTCCCGACCTAAGCGGGAATCATTTGGCAAGTCATGCACAAACACCGCTCCAATTTCAGAAACGAATGTCAGCCTGCTTGCTCCGAGGACCTGATCGATAAACTTGATAAAGGTTACCTGAGCTTGCGTTACCGCGAACTCTTCATAACCCTGTATAACATCGCCAGCGGAATCGTCAGCATCGTAAAAAGCGCTGTAAGGCTGATTCTTACTTGCGGCCGTCAGTTCAAAAGTGTTTCTCTGAATTGGCAAATTTGGGCGGTAGGTTAACTCCCCCCCAATAGACCAGCCATTATCCGTGCTGGTATTAAAGCTGACGCCAAAAAGCTGTATATCTTCAGGGAACTCTATAAAGTATTTGGCGCCGACGCCGCTTGCGCCCTCTCCTTTAACGAATGAGGCGTATGGCAGTCTGCTATGGTAATTAATGTAATAAAAACCAAATTCAGTATCCCCCAGATCAGCGGCATACCACCGCACCGCCAAACCGTATTGACCGTTATTATCAGCCTCCCGGTCTCCAAGCCTTTCATTCACTAAAGCGCCAGTACCAGCATCAAGATTAATTACCTGTGATTCAGGAAACTGAGCCAGAGTATTAATTCCACCACAACCATCAGGACCTGAGTCGCTATTGGAAAAGAAAGTTCCGCAAGGGTCCGCTTCGGCTTTCTCCCATTCAATCTGGTAAAAGAACTCTGTCGTAAGGTCTTCAGTTAAGCCCACCGATGTATAGAACATATTGACTGGGAGCAATACATCCTTGACTTCGGCCCCTGGCGCCCGAGCGGCTGAGGCGTCTATCGGATTGATAATATTCACGCCGCCAAGGATAAATGTGCTTTCCCCCCAACTGACTACCTGCCGTCCCAATCTAGCGTTCACTGGCGTATCGCCAAAGTACCAGTCACCCCAGACATACGCGTCAAGAAAGCGCACGTCTGCGCCCGCCTGCTCCAACGCCTGATCGTTCAATGGCCGTGTCTGACCGACTTCATCATACGCCCGGCCTTCATCCATTAACTCTTTGTCGTAGAAGTAGCGCAAACGCGTAAAGCCGCCGTAGTCGCCATAGCGCAACATTAAATCAGAGGTGCCCTTGATAATTTTTGAGTAAGTCTCGCCTTTCTTAAAGTTCCAGTTGCCGTTGTCGCTATTGTGAGAGGAAGCGGCATCTGAGTAGGGCCCTGCGCAGCTAGCGCCTTCACAGCGCCCCTGGTTGCCAGGACTCAACTGATTCTTATCGCGATCGGATATCCGCCAGCTTGCTCCGGCGGTAAGGGTGGTGTCCAGCGAGCCTTCAATATCGCCCAGATAAAATTGAAACGCCTGCGCCGGAGCAGAGATTGTCGCCGCCACTGCGACGGCCAACGGTAATTTGGTCCACTGACGCCAACGTTTATTTTTATTTATCATCGAACGCTACTCCGTTATTTTTCTTAGATCTTCATGCCATGCAGGAAGACGTTCTGTGTAAACCCAATTTTTTGTTTTATTGTCGACCTCTAGAAGATGTAAAAGACGTGAAAACACGGCGGGATCTTCTACGATGAAAGTCTCATACACTATAGACGCTAATGCCCGGATTCACCAACAGTCTAAATAAAAAACGCAAGTTATGAAAAAATAAGAAAGTTATGGCTTTTATCCAGGATTTTCAGGACGTAAACAGTTATCAAATTCGGCCCGGTTTTACATGGGTGTTTTTTACGGTATTCACGTTATATAAGAATTGCTAAACAGGTCTCATTACTCACTCTGTATTCTATCTATTTATACGCTCGCCCTAACGAAAAAGTATCCCGCGCAGCCACGTTGCATTTGCATCGTAAGCGAGACATGATGAAATCAAGGTCAGACGGTTTCGCCGTCAACGAAAAATAAAAGATACACACCAAAAACAATAGGAGAAAAACATGAATGCGAGAGAGGTCGTAATTGTGTCTGGAGCCAGAACGCCAATGGGCGGTTTTCAGGGCTCCCTGAGTTCATTGACGGCTGTGGAACTGGCTGCGGCGTCTATTAAAGAAGCCATATCCCGCGCCAACCTGCAGCCTGACGACATACAGGAAGTCATCATGGGCTGCGTTCTTCCCGCAGGCTTGAAGCAAGGCCCCGCGAGACAGGCGATGCTGGATGCGGGCATCCCCAATTCTACTGGCGCCACCACCATCAACAAGTTGTGCGGCTCCGGCATGAAAGCCACGATGCTGGCGCATGACCTGATCGTCGCAGGGACCAATCAAGTCATGATTGCCGGCGGTATGGAGAGTATGAGCAATGCGCCTTACTTGTTGCCAAAGGCGCGCTCAGGCTACCGCATGGGCCACGGCGAAGTAAAAGACCACATGTTCCTCGACGGATTGGAAGACGCCAAAACCGGGCGCCTGATGGGTTCATTCGCTGAGGAAGTCGCCGGTAAATTCGGCATCACCCGCGAACGTATGGACGATTTCGCCATCAGATCGTTAAAGCTTGCCCAGGAAGCGATTGAAACCGGCGCGCTGAAGGACGAAATTGTTCCTGTCACAGTGTCGACGCGTAAGGGAGATGTCTTAGTAGAGCATGACGAGCAGCCAGGCGCAGCCAATCTTGAAAAGATCCCCACGCTGAGACCCGCATTCCAAAAAGATGGCTCCATCACCGCAGCTAACTCCAGCTCCATCTCCGACGGCGCTTCCGCTATGGTTTTAATGAGTCGTGAGGAGGCTGACCGGCGCGGCGCGAAGCCTTTCGCCAGAATCGTCGCTCACAGCACGCACTCCCAGGCGCCCTCAGAGTTCACCATCGCGCCTATCGGCGCCATTCAAAAAGTACTACAGAAAGCGGGCTGGTCTAAGGACGAAGTCGATCTGTTTGAAATCAATGAAGCTTTCGCCATGGTGACAATGCTTGCGATTCAAGAGCTGGGCTTGGACGGAGAGAAAGTCAATGTATTCGGCGGGGCCTGCGCCCAGGGACACCCCGTTGGCTCAACCGGCTCGAGAATCATTATTACCCTGATGCATGCGTTGAAGCGTCTCGGCAAGAAGCGTGGCGTAGCGGCGCTCTGTATCGGCGGCGGCGAAGCAACTGCTGTCGCCATTGAGCTTGTCTAAACCGAAACAGTTCGTGTGATGTAGAAAGGGGCCGCATACGGCCCCTTGCAGAATTTGAGGAAAATCAGGGACGGTGCGGAGAAGCCAGGTATTCCTGAGATTGCATTTCCAGCAATCGACTCTCTGTTCTTTCAAATTCGAACCTGAGACGCTCGCCCTGGTATATCTCGTTAATTGCAGCGGCGGCGGAAATAATCACCTTCACGCGGCGGTCATAAAACTCATCCACTAAGTTAATAAATCTCCGCGCCTGATCTTCTTTATTCGCCTCAAGTGTTGGGACGTTGCTTACGAGCACGGCATGAAACTCACGGGCCAGCTCTATGTAATCGTTCTGACTGCGGGGACCATCGCACAGCTCTTTAAAGTCAAACCAGATAACGTCATCCGCCCGACGTATGGCGTTCAGCTTGCGGCCATTAATCAGAATATCGGTTTGATGCGCCCCTGCTTCCACAGCCAAACGTTCATAGCTTTGCGCCAGGCTCAACTGAGCCTCTTCATCCAAAGGATAATGATAGAGCTCCGCCTGCTGTAGCGTTCGCAGGCGATAATCCGTGCCTCCGTCGACATTCACCACTTCCGTATGCTGATTCAACAACGCGATTGCCGGCAGGAACCGTTGCCGTTGCAGGCCGTCTTTATACAGCCCGTCAGGCACAATATTGGATGTGCAAACCAATGAAACTCCCCGCTCAAACAACGCTTCAAGCAAGGTGGCCAGGATCATAGCGTCGCCAATATCGGTGACAAAGAACTCATCGAAACAGATGACCCGCGCTTCACGGCTAAAATTATCTGCGACAATCTCTAGCGGATTCTTTTCCCCTTTAAGCTGCTTCAGCTCCTGATGCACCCTTTGCATAAAACGGTGAAAGTGCACGCGCATTTTGCGCTTGAAGGGTAAACACTCATAAAAAGTGTCCATCAGGTAAGTTTTGCCACGCCCAACGCCGCCCCAGAAGTACAAGCCTTTCTCGGGAGTCGTATCTGCTTTGGTCAGCCCGATTTTCCGCGCCAGGCGCTGTATACGACTGGCTTGAAGACGTTTGCTTTCCGCCGCTGTCAGACGTTCAAACAACACCTGCAGTTTTTCAACCGCCATTTCCTGAGCGGGGTCATAGGAAAAATCCTGGCGTTCGAGATCTTGTCGATACTTTTCAATAGGAGTCGTCACTGCCTGACTCGCCTCACTGATAAATGATGTTCAAGTCGCCAACTCATTATATTGACATGGCAATGATATTGGCATGTTAACAATCAGGCGCATGGATACGCCTGCGCGGCGGCTAGCCGCGGGAGACAGGGCCTGACATGTGCGGGACCTGTCTGCCTGATTAATAGTTGGCCGAAATTGGGCGCTTATTTTGCCTTTTTCTAGACATATTGACTACATGGGTAGGGGATATTCCCGATCCCTTCACACATGGCGTCGTTGCGAGGGACCTGTGCGACCAAAAGCTACCTGCCGGCAATGGAAATCGAAACGCTTTTGTCGGTATACTAACTCACTCCTCCGGTTCACAATTCCTTGCAAATTTAAGTGTTGAAAGAATTATGGGATCTACCATTGTTATAGCGGCGGTAACTTTTCTGGTCGGTTTAGGCCTGGGCGTTCTGCTGCACAAGCTGTTGCACTCTGAAACCGCTAAAAACCGGCGTTTGGAACGCCAGATCGATCATCTGCAAGATCAACACACCCGCTATCAAGCGGAAGTTGCTGAGCACTTCTCTCGTACGGCGGAAATGCTGGGCAAACTCAACGCCAACTATCGCGACATATTTAATCACCTGGCCGTCGGCGCCGAACGCCTGTGTAGCGACAGTGAATTCAAATCCCTGGTGTCATCCGCCACGCCCTCACTATCCGTAAAGCGCAAAGAGGGCAAGAGCAAAGTCGAGGAAGAATCGGTCTTTG
Coding sequences within:
- a CDS encoding thiolase family protein, giving the protein MNAREVVIVSGARTPMGGFQGSLSSLTAVELAAASIKEAISRANLQPDDIQEVIMGCVLPAGLKQGPARQAMLDAGIPNSTGATTINKLCGSGMKATMLAHDLIVAGTNQVMIAGGMESMSNAPYLLPKARSGYRMGHGEVKDHMFLDGLEDAKTGRLMGSFAEEVAGKFGITRERMDDFAIRSLKLAQEAIETGALKDEIVPVTVSTRKGDVLVEHDEQPGAANLEKIPTLRPAFQKDGSITAANSSSISDGASAMVLMSREEADRRGAKPFARIVAHSTHSQAPSEFTIAPIGAIQKVLQKAGWSKDEVDLFEINEAFAMVTMLAIQELGLDGEKVNVFGGACAQGHPVGSTGSRIIITLMHALKRLGKKRGVAALCIGGGEATAVAIELV
- a CDS encoding YhcB family protein: MGSTIVIAAVTFLVGLGLGVLLHKLLHSETAKNRRLERQIDHLQDQHTRYQAEVAEHFSRTAEMLGKLNANYRDIFNHLAVGAERLCSDSEFKSLVSSATPSLSVKRKEGKSKVEEESVFEPPRDYAPKADPKEKGTLSEDYGFESRSHNSPETTSEGEKY
- the zapE gene encoding cell division protein ZapE; translated protein: MTTPIEKYRQDLERQDFSYDPAQEMAVEKLQVLFERLTAAESKRLQASRIQRLARKIGLTKADTTPEKGLYFWGGVGRGKTYLMDTFYECLPFKRKMRVHFHRFMQRVHQELKQLKGEKNPLEIVADNFSREARVICFDEFFVTDIGDAMILATLLEALFERGVSLVCTSNIVPDGLYKDGLQRQRFLPAIALLNQHTEVVNVDGGTDYRLRTLQQAELYHYPLDEEAQLSLAQSYERLAVEAGAHQTDILINGRKLNAIRRADDVIWFDFKELCDGPRSQNDYIELAREFHAVLVSNVPTLEANKEDQARRFINLVDEFYDRRVKVIISAAAAINEIYQGERLRFEFERTESRLLEMQSQEYLASPHRP